Part of the Salinigranum rubrum genome is shown below.
GCGGCAAAATCGACTCGGGTGAGTCGTTCCGCCACACGTTCGAGGTCCCGGGGAGATACGACTACGTCTGCCTCCCGCACGAACCGGGCGGGATGATCGGCGCGGTCATCGTCGAGTAGTCGGTTCTGCGGTAGGCTGCGGGCGCCCCCTGAATCGTCGCCGGTCTCACGAGGTGCGGTACTCGTTGCTGGCTGTGAACCCGCGGAGCGCGTCGACCGAGCAGGGACGGAACGCGAGACTGCGCGGCACCTCCGGTTCCGCTGGAAGCCGGCGCACAGCCCCGGCGACGATGCGAGCGAACGCGCGAGGGGCCGCTCGGGGCTCCGTCCGCGAGCACCCGGGTGGGGCGGCCCACCGCCCTGGCGCTCGCGCGGTCTTCGCGCTCTCGGGCGTCACACCGGAACTGCGCGACACACGCCTCACGGGTACGCGGCCCCTGCTGTACTCGTCACCGGCCCTCTCCGGCCGTCGCTGTTGCTCTCCGACGTGGTCCACCGAAAAACGCGGAAGTCGTGTCCGTGTCGACCGAAACGGCGTCTTCAGGCCTCGTCGGCGTCGACGGCCACCTCGTCGGCGTCGACGTCGACGGCGGCCTCCTCTTCGGCCTCGACCTCTTCGGGTCGGGCTTCGAGGGTGAGCTTCTGGACCTCCACCCGCCGAAGCGGGTAGATGGTCTTCGCCTCGCCGTAGATGGCCGAGGAGAGACGGCCCTCGACGACGCTGTCGACGAGTTGCTCGTAGGTCCGCTCGCGGGCGGCCTCCTCGACGATGTCGATCATGACGCGGCGGATGGCCTTCTCCTGGCTGCGGTCGGCCTTCTTCGTCGTGAAGGCGGCCGGCTGTAGCTGGACGCGGTAGTCGTCCGTCGTCAGGACCGTGATGCTGGCGTCGACCTTCGACGCGCCGCGGCGCACGAGGCTCCGCAGGTAGTCACGGGTGAGTTCGTGCTTGATGAACTCGGTGTAGG
Proteins encoded:
- a CDS encoding 30S ribosomal protein S3ae, translating into MSERSVSRQKRGKRWYTILAPEQFDREELGTTFADEPEKVEGRTIDVTLGEITGDAGANNTKLTFKITEVASDTAYTEFIKHELTRDYLRSLVRRGASKVDASITVLTTDDYRVQLQPAAFTTKKADRSQEKAIRRVMIDIVEEAARERTYEQLVDSVVEGRLSSAIYGEAKTIYPLRRVEVQKLTLEARPEEVEAEEEAAVDVDADEVAVDADEA